The Kribbella shirazensis genomic interval CGGCGGTGCAGGACGTGCGTGAGGAGGACTGGCGGCGGGTCGTGGACACCAATCTGACCGGGTCGTTCCTGTGCGCGCAGGCGGCGTACGACGTGATGCTGCGGCAGGACCCGAAGGGCGGGCGGATCATCAACAACGGGTCGATCTCCGCGCACGTACCGCGGCCGCAGGGGATCGCCTACACCGCGAGCAAGCATGCCGTCACCGGCCTGACGAAGAGCCTCGAGTTGGAGGGGCGCGCACACGGCATCACCGCCTGCCAGATCGACATCGGCAACGCCGCGACCGCGATGACGGCCCGGATGGAGCAGGGCGTGCTCCAGCCGGACGGTTCGATCGCGGCCGAGCCGACGTTCGACCCGAAGATCGTCGCCGACTTCGTGGTGCGGATCGCGGAGCTCCCGACGTCGGTCGCCGTGCCGACCCTGACCGTGATGGCGGCCGGCATGCCGTACGTCGGCCGCGGCTGACCCGGATCAGACGGGCCACTGCTCCTTCAGTCGCGCCATGATCCGGGCAGTCGTTTCACCCAGGAAGCGAAGCCCGGCCAGCTCCAGGTCGCTTCCGGCGTACTGCTCGGGCAGTACCGGCTCGCCGGCTGTCCAGGTGTGCCGGATGCGTTGGGTAGCAGTGATGTCGACCAGTGGGTCCCCGTCGACCAGCAGGAGGTCAGCGCGAGCGCCGACTGCCAGGCGGCCGCGGTCGGTCAGCCTGAAGACCTCAGCGGGTGCATTGGTGGCGGCCACGAGCGCCTCGGCCGGACTGAGTCCAGCAGTGACTAGATGAACCAGCTCCCGATGTAGCGACGCTCCGAACACCAGACCGGGGTTAGGCGCGTCCGTCCCAGCCAGCACACGTACTCCGGCCTTCTGCAACGCCAGCGTGTTGACGCGGGCAGTAGTACTGTCCGGCGGCTCCGGTGGCATCCAGCGACGGGACTGGTCGACCAGCAGTTGCCGCCAGCGCGCCGACATGCGTGCCACCAGCTCTGGTTCGTCCAGCAACGGCAGCTGCCCGGACGGACCGTTGAACCCGTCCCCGACAACGCCCAGCGTCGCGATGACAGCTACATCTGCCAGGGCCTCGATGTCCGCGGGAGACAGGAGGTCCGACGGGACGTGTGCGAGTACGTCGACGCCGCATTCGACGACCGTCACCGCAGCAGCTGCCGTCGACACATGCGCTACCACCGTGAGCCCGTGCGCATGCGCCTCGTCGGTCAGCGCCTGCACAGTGTGTGCGTCCAGCGTCGGCAGGTCGAGCATCAGACCGGAGCCGTCGTCGTAGATCAGCTTGAGGTGGTCGGCGCCCTCGGCGATCCGGTCCGCGACGAACCGCTTCGCGTCCTCCGGCCCCGTCACGTAAGGGAACGGTGGAAACGCGATCGTCGGGTGCCCGCCCGGAGCGGTCGCGCCGATGCCTGACGTGAAGAACGCCGAGCGCGGCATCTCCTGCGCCATCACCTCCGGCATGCTGAACATGTCGAGTTGCGTGGTCACGCCGTACGTCGCCGCGAGCTGAGTACTGCCCGGCGCCAGGTGGACGTGCGAGTCGATCAGACCGGGGAGCAGCGTCGCGCCCGAGGCATCGACGCGGACGTCGTCCGGCTGCGCGATCCGCGGGCCGCCGATCGACACGATGCGACCGTTCGCGACCCGCAGGCAGTCCGCGGGCAGCGTCGTACCCCGGTCGATCAGTCGGGTGTTCAGGATCGTGAGTGCCATGTCGCGGACGCTAAAGGGTGACGTAACGTCATACTCCAACCCGATTTCCGGAGGTGTCGTGGAGCGCACGGTCAGCGAGCTGGCGCGGCTCGCCGGTGTCTCGGTGCGGACCTTGCGGCACTACGACGCCATCGGCCTGCTCCCACCCGGCCGTGTCGCCGCGAACGGCTACCGGTACTACGGCCGGCCCGAGCTCCTCCGCCTGCAACGGATCCTCCTGCTCCGCGAACTCGGCGTACCGCTGCCGTCGATCGCGCGGATCCTGGACGAGCAGGACGACGAGATCGCCGCGCTGCACGGGCATCGCGAGCAGTTGGTGCGGGAGCGTCGCCGCCTGGACGACATGCTCGGTGCGGTCGATCGGACGATCGCCGCGTTGTCCGGGGACGAGGCGGTGCCCGACGCGGAGTTCTTCACCGGATTGACCGCGGCGCGGTCGCGGCTGCGGGACGAGCTGGCCGAGAGGTTCGGGGAATGCGCCGCGGACGGCTTCGAGAAGGCGGTGCGGGAGACGGACGGCTGGACCCGGGAGGACTACGAACGGCTGGGCGACGAGGGCCGGCGGTTGTTGCTGCGGATGGCCTCTGCGAGGAATCGCGGTGTGCAGCCGGACTCGAGCGAGGCGCTGGAGCTGATCGGGCAGCACTACCAGGGGGTCCTGGAGCTCTGGCCGGCGACACCGGAGTCGTACTACGCGCTCGGGGATCTGATCGTCGAGAACGCCGACCAGCGGGCGATCATCGAGCTGGTGGACGGCGAACTGGTCGAATGGCTGGCGGCCGGAGTGCGCGCGTACGCCGTACAGCGGCTCGGATATGTCCAAAACGACAGGAAAACTGTCCGCGAGGGCGTCTAGTGTCGGGCAGGTGAGTGAGCAGCGGGAGTCTCTGGTCCACGTCCGCGACCTGCGCAAGTCGTACGGCGACTTCGAGGCGGTCCGCGGGATCGACCTGGACGTCTGGCGCGGCGAGGCGTTCGGCTTCCTCGGGCCGAACGGCGCGGGCAAGTCGTCGACGATGCGGATGATCGGCGCGGTCTCACCGATCAGCGGCGGCACGCTGCGGATCCTCGGCCTGGACCCGGCGACCGACGGCCCGGCGATCCGGGCCCGGCTCGGCGTCTGCCCGCAGGACGACACCCTCGACACCGAGCTCACCGTCCGGGAGAACCTGACGATCTACGGCCGGTACTTCGGTCTCAGCCGGGCCGAGTGCCGCACGCGCGCGGACGAGCTGCTCGAGTTCGTCGCGCTCACCGAGAAGGCGAAGGTCAAGGTCGACGAGCTGTCCGGCGGGATGAAGCGCCGGCTGACGATCGCGCGCTCGCTGGTCAGCAAGCCGGACCTGCTGCTGCTCGACGAGCCGACCACCGGCCTCGACCCGCAGGCGCGGCATCTGCTGTGGGACAAGCTGTTCCGGCTCAAACAGGCCGGCGTCACGTTGATCATCACCACCCACTACATGGACGAGGCCGAGCAGCTGTGCGACCGCCTCGTGGTGATGGACGGCGGGCAGATCGCGGCCGAGGGGTCACCGGCCGCCCTGATCCGCGACTACTCGACGCGTGAGGTGACCGAGCTGCGGTTCGGGCCGGACGTGATGCTCGCCGACCACGACGCGCTGGCCGGCAAGGTCGAGGATCTTGCCCAGCGCATCGAAGTACTGCCGGACCGGCTGCTGCTCTACACCGACGACGGTGAGCGTGCGGTCGCCGCAGTGCACGAGCGCGGCCTGGAGCCGGCCGCCGTTCTGGTACGCCGCTCCACGTTGGAGGACGTGTTCTTGCGCCTCACCGGCCGGACGTTGGTGGACTGACATGGCGCTTGCCGTGGAGAACGGTCGCCGGATGTTCGACTACTGGCTGACCGTCTACAAGCGGACCTGGAAGGGCACGATGATCAGCAGCTTCCTGCTGCCGATGCTCTACCTGGCCGCGATGGGGATCGGGCTCGGCTCGTTCGTGGACAGCAACGGGACCGGCGCGCTCGGCGGCGTCAGCTACCTGCAGTTCATCGCGCCGGGGCTGCTCGCCTCGACCGCGCTGCAGATCGCGGTCGGCGAGGCGACGTACCCGGTGATGAGCGGACTGAAGTGGCAGAAGTTCTACCACTCGATGATCGCGACACCGCTACGGCCGGCGGACGTGGTGTACGGGCAGCTCGGGTTCATCGCCTTCCGGGTGCTGAGCTCGTGCACGGTGTTCCTGGTGATCATCGCGCTGTTCGGCGGGCTGAAGTCGCCGCTCGGTGTGCTCGGGTTGCCGGTGTCGCTGCTGGTCGGGATGGCGGTCGCCAGTCCGATCGCGGCGTACGCGACCACGCTGGAGAACGACTCCGGTTTCGCGATGGTGTTCCGCTTCGGCGTCGTACCGGCGTTCCTGTTCTCCGGGGCGTTCTTCCCGGTGTCGCAGCTGCCGAACTGGATCGAGTGGCTCGCGTACGTGAGCCCGCTGTGGCACGCGGTCGACCTGTCCCGCAGCCTGAGCCTCGGCACGGTGAACCCGTGGCTCGCGCTCGGCAACCTGGTCTACCTGCTGGCGTGGTTCCTCGTCGGCACCTGGCTCGCCGTCCGCGGCTTCACGAAAAGGCTGATCGGCTGATGGCGACGATTGCAGCACGTGTCCTTCCGGTCCCGGTGCGGCTCGGTGGGGGCCGGCATCTCGTCGAGCGGAACTTCCTGCTCTACCGCCGCTCGTGGGTGGTGTTCCTGTCCGGGTTCTTCGAGCCGGTGTTCTACCTGCTCTCGATCGGTGTCGGCGTCGCCCAGCTGGTCGGCTCGTTCACCTTGTCCGACGGTACGACGATCGCGTACGCCGCGTTCGTCGCGCCGGCGATGCTCGCCAGCTCCGCGATGAACGGCGCGATCTTCGACTCGACGTACAACATCTTCTTCCGGATGAAGTACGCCAAGCTGTACGACTCGATCCTCGCGACGCCGCTGCGGCCGTGGGACGTGGCGACCGGCGAGGTCACCTGGGCGCTGCTGCGCGGGGCGATCTACTCGGCGATGTTCATCGTGGTGATGC includes:
- a CDS encoding SDR family NAD(P)-dependent oxidoreductase, with product MTRVAVVTGGGSGLGREMALALAAAGFRVWVTGRTEEKLKETAALGGGQVEYVVLDVVDGDAVRRFFGGLERVDVLVNNAGTGAPAAAVQDVREEDWRRVVDTNLTGSFLCAQAAYDVMLRQDPKGGRIINNGSISAHVPRPQGIAYTASKHAVTGLTKSLELEGRAHGITACQIDIGNAATAMTARMEQGVLQPDGSIAAEPTFDPKIVADFVVRIAELPTSVAVPTLTVMAAGMPYVGRG
- a CDS encoding amidohydrolase family protein yields the protein MALTILNTRLIDRGTTLPADCLRVANGRIVSIGGPRIAQPDDVRVDASGATLLPGLIDSHVHLAPGSTQLAATYGVTTQLDMFSMPEVMAQEMPRSAFFTSGIGATAPGGHPTIAFPPFPYVTGPEDAKRFVADRIAEGADHLKLIYDDGSGLMLDLPTLDAHTVQALTDEAHAHGLTVVAHVSTAAAAVTVVECGVDVLAHVPSDLLSPADIEALADVAVIATLGVVGDGFNGPSGQLPLLDEPELVARMSARWRQLLVDQSRRWMPPEPPDSTTARVNTLALQKAGVRVLAGTDAPNPGLVFGASLHRELVHLVTAGLSPAEALVAATNAPAEVFRLTDRGRLAVGARADLLLVDGDPLVDITATQRIRHTWTAGEPVLPEQYAGSDLELAGLRFLGETTARIMARLKEQWPV
- a CDS encoding MerR family transcriptional regulator codes for the protein MERTVSELARLAGVSVRTLRHYDAIGLLPPGRVAANGYRYYGRPELLRLQRILLLRELGVPLPSIARILDEQDDEIAALHGHREQLVRERRRLDDMLGAVDRTIAALSGDEAVPDAEFFTGLTAARSRLRDELAERFGECAADGFEKAVRETDGWTREDYERLGDEGRRLLLRMASARNRGVQPDSSEALELIGQHYQGVLELWPATPESYYALGDLIVENADQRAIIELVDGELVEWLAAGVRAYAVQRLGYVQNDRKTVREGV
- a CDS encoding ABC transporter ATP-binding protein translates to MSEQRESLVHVRDLRKSYGDFEAVRGIDLDVWRGEAFGFLGPNGAGKSSTMRMIGAVSPISGGTLRILGLDPATDGPAIRARLGVCPQDDTLDTELTVRENLTIYGRYFGLSRAECRTRADELLEFVALTEKAKVKVDELSGGMKRRLTIARSLVSKPDLLLLDEPTTGLDPQARHLLWDKLFRLKQAGVTLIITTHYMDEAEQLCDRLVVMDGGQIAAEGSPAALIRDYSTREVTELRFGPDVMLADHDALAGKVEDLAQRIEVLPDRLLLYTDDGERAVAAVHERGLEPAAVLVRRSTLEDVFLRLTGRTLVD
- a CDS encoding ABC transporter permease; amino-acid sequence: MALAVENGRRMFDYWLTVYKRTWKGTMISSFLLPMLYLAAMGIGLGSFVDSNGTGALGGVSYLQFIAPGLLASTALQIAVGEATYPVMSGLKWQKFYHSMIATPLRPADVVYGQLGFIAFRVLSSCTVFLVIIALFGGLKSPLGVLGLPVSLLVGMAVASPIAAYATTLENDSGFAMVFRFGVVPAFLFSGAFFPVSQLPNWIEWLAYVSPLWHAVDLSRSLSLGTVNPWLALGNLVYLLAWFLVGTWLAVRGFTKRLIG
- a CDS encoding ABC transporter permease: MATIAARVLPVPVRLGGGRHLVERNFLLYRRSWVVFLSGFFEPVFYLLSIGVGVAQLVGSFTLSDGTTIAYAAFVAPAMLASSAMNGAIFDSTYNIFFRMKYAKLYDSILATPLRPWDVATGEVTWALLRGAIYSAMFIVVMLIMGLITSWWALLALPASVLIGFAFAGAGMALTTFMRSWQDFEFVQLAIMPMFLFSATFYPVETYPGAIRWLVEITPLYQGVVLERAFSTGNVSWSLVVNALYLAAMGTFGMYVASRRLGKLLLK